TCAGCGTGATGACGCCGCCGGCCAGGTTGTTCAAGGCGCTGTCACTGCCCGAGACGCCCAGGTAGATCAGGTCGTCGCCGCCCAGGCGCAGCGTGCCGGCGTTTTGCCAGCGCCGGCTGAGGTTCAGGTAGCCCTGGCGCACGTCGGCCAGGTCGATGCTGCTGCTGCCCTGGGTGACGAACGCACCGCTGCCGCTGAGATTGGCATAGCTGCCGGTGACATCGAAGCTGCCGCTCACCGTCACGTCGCCCGAGCCGGTCAGGGTGCCGCTCAGCAGGCGCAGGCTGGGCAGCGTGACGGCCTGGCTGCCGTTGAAGCTGATCGTGCCACCATTCACCGTGAGCTGGGTGGCGCTGAAGTCGAGCGCGCCGTCGACTTGGAGCACGCCACCGCTCACCACCAGCGCGCCGCCCCCCGACAGGCTGGTGCCGCTGGCCAGCTGGCGTGTGCCGCCGCCATGCTCGAGCGTGCTGCCGGCCGCCAGGGCATAGGCGCCCGAATCGCTGCCATTGCCCGAGAGCACCAGGTTGCCGGCGTTCAGGTTCACCGTGCCGCTGTTGCTGAAGGGCACGCTCAGCACATGCCGGCCCGCGGCGTTGTGGTTCAAGGTGCCCTGGTTCACCACCGCCTGGGTGCCCGAGTAGAAAATCCACGGGCTGCCGGCGCTGGTGTCGAGGTTGATCGTGGCCCCCGCCGCATTGGTCAGCGTGAACGTGCCACTGTTGGGGTAGCCGAAGTAGGCAAAGTCATTGCCGCCGAATGTCAGCGTGCCTTCGTTGACCCAGTTGCGGCTGATGCCCAGGTAGCCACCGCTGACCTCGGCCATGTCCACCGTGCTGCTGCCCCGGGTGGTGAGGGTGCCGCTGCCGGTGAGGTTGGCATGGCGCCCGGTCACATCGAACGCGCCGCTCACGATCAGGTTGCCCGCGCCGCCCAGGGTGCCGGCGCTCAGTGTCAGGCTGGGCACGGTGACCGCGGCGCTGTTGTTGAAGTTCAGCGTGCCGCCGCTCACGGCCATGGCCGTGGCGCTGAAGTCGAGCTGGCCATCGACGTTCAAGGTGCCGCCGGTCACGGCCATCGCACCCGAGCCCGACACGCGGGCGCCGCTGGCCAGGCTGCGCGTGCCGCCGGCAATCTCCAGCGTGCTGCCGGGGGCCAGGGCATAGCGCCCCGTATCGCTGCCATGGCCTGACAGCGCCAGGCTGCCCGAGAGGAGGTTCACCGTGCCGCTGTTGCTGAAGGGCACGCTCAGCAGTTGCCGGGCCTCGGCGCTGACGTTCAGCGTGCCCTCGTTCACCACCGCCTGGGTGCCCGAGTAATAAATCCACGGGCTGCCGGCGCTGGTGCTGAGGTTGATCGTGGCGCCTGCGGCATTGGTCAGCGTGACCGTGCCGCTGCTGGGGTAGCCGAAGTAGGCAAAGTCGTTGCCGCCAAATGTCAGCGTGCCTTCGTTCAGCCAGTTGCGGCCGATGCCCAGGTAGCCGCCGTTGACCTCGGCCATGTCCACCGTGCTGCTGCCCCGGGTGGTGAGCGTGCCGCTGCCATCAAGGTTGGCATGGCGGCCGGTCACGTCGAAGGCGCCGCTCACCGTGAGGTTGCCCGAGCCGCCCAGGGTGCCGGCGCTCAGCGTCAGGCTGGGCACGGTGACCGTGGCGCTGTTGTTGAAGTTCAGCGTGCCGCCGCTCACCGTCACCGGGGCGAAGTTGCCGCTGGCCGAGCCGCCGAAGTTCAGCGTGCCATTGCCCACGCCGATGGCCGCGCCGGTGTTGGCCAGGTCGAGCGCGCCTTCGATGGTGGTGGTGCCGCCGCTCACCAGCAGGCTGCCGGCACCGGCCACGCTGGCGCTGCTGCCCAGCACGCGCGTGCCGCCGCCAAACTCGAGCGTGGCGCCGCTGGCCACGTTGTAGCGGCCACTGTCGCTGCCGCTGGCCGACAGTTCCAGCGTGCCGGCGCTCAGCTGCACCGTGCCGCTGTTGCTGAAGGGCGCGCTCACCGTGTGCCGGCCTGCGGCGTTGTGGTTGAGCGTGCCCTGGTTGACGATGGCCGTGCTGCCCGAGTAGTGGGCCAGCGCATTGCCGGCGCTGGTGTTGAGGTTGAGCGTGGCGCCTGCGGCATTGGTCAGCGTGACCGCGCTGCCGCTGGGGTAGCCGATGTAGGCAAAGTCGTTGCCGCCGAATGTCAGCGTGCCTTCGTTCAGCCAGTTGCGGCCGATGCCCAGGTAGCCGCCATTGGCCTCGGCCATGTCCACCGTGCTGCCGCCCTGGGTGGTGAGCGTGCCGCTGCCGGTGAGGTTGGCATGGCGGCCGGTCACGTCGAAGGCGCCGCTCACAACCAGGTTGCCCGAGCCGCCCAGGGTGCCGGCGCTCAGCGTCAGGCTGGGCACGGTGACCGTGGCGCTGTTGTTGAAGTTCAGCGTGCCGCCGCTCACCGTCACCGGGGCGAAGTTGCCGCTGGCCGAGCCACCGAAGTTCAGCGTGCCATTGCTCACGCCGATGGCCGCGCCGGTGTTGGCCAGGTCGAGCGCGCCTTCGATGGTGGTGGTGCCGCCGCTCACCAGCAGGCTGCCGGCGCCGGCCAGCCGCCGCTGCCCAGCACGCGCGTCGCCGCCAAACTGAGCGTGCTGGCCACGTTGTAGCGGCGTCGCTGCCGCTGGCCGACAGTTCCAGCGTGCCCGCGTTCAGCTGCACCGTGCCGCTGTTGCCGCGCTCACCGTGTGCCGGCCTGCGGCGTTGTGGTTGAGCGTGCCCTGGTTGACGATGGCCGTGCTGCCCGAGTAGTGGGCCAGGGCATTGGTGGCGCTGGTGTTGAGGTTGAGCGTGGCGCCTGCGGCATTGGTCAGCGTGACCGCGCTGCCGCTGGGGTAGCCGATGTAGGCAAAGTCGTTGCCGCCGAATGTCAGCGTGCCTTCGTTCAGCCAGTTGCGGCCGATGCCCAGGTAGCCGCCGTTGACCTCGGCCATGTCCACCGTGCTGCTGCCCCGGGTGGTGAGCGTGCCGCTGCCATCAAGGTTGGCATGGCGGCCGGTCACGTCGAAGGCGCCGCTCACCGTGAGGTTGCCCGAGCCGCCCAGGGTGCCGGCGCTCAGCGTCAGGCTGGGCACGGTGACCGTGGCGCTGTTGTTGAAGTTCAGCGTGCCGCCGCTCACCGTCACCGGGGCGAAGTTGCCGCTGGCCGAGCCACCGAAGTTCAGCGTGCCATTGCTCACGCCGATGGCCGCGCCGGTGTTGGCCAGGTCGAGCGCGCCTTCGATGGTGGTGGTGCCGCCGCTCACCAGCAGGCTGCCGGCGCCGGCCACGTTGGCGCTGCTGCCCAGCACGCGCGTGCCGCCACCAATCTCGAGCGTGGCGCCGCTGGCCACGTTGTAGCGGCCGCTGTCGCTGCCGTTGGCCGACAGCACCAGCGTGCCGGCATTCTGGTTGAGCGTGCCGCTGTTGCTGAACAGCACGTTCACCAGCTGCCGGGCCGCCGTGTTGTGGTTGAGCGTGCCCTGGTTGATGACACTGGGCGTGCCGGTGTACAGCGCCAGCGGCGTGGCGGCGCTGGTGTCGAGGTTCAGCGTGGCTCCCGCGGCATTGAGCAGGCTGGGCGAGCCGCCGCTGGGATAGCCGAGGTAGATGAAGTCGTCGCCCGAGATCGACAGGATGCCGCGGTTCACCCACGTGCGGCCCAGGCCCAGGAACGAGCCACCGGCGCTCAGGTTGACCGTGCTGTTGCCCTCGGTGGTGAGCGTGCCGCTGCCGCCCAGGCTGACCTGGCTGCGGTCGACCGAGAAGGCGCCGCTCACGATCAGATCGCCACTGCCGGTCAGCTCGCCGCCACTCAGTTGCAGGTTGGCCAGCGTGATGGCGCTGCCGTTGCCAAGGTTCAGGGTGCCACCGGCCACCTGCAGCGTGCCGCTGCCCGACACGCCGATGCCGCTGGCGAATTGGCGCGTGCCGCCGGTCACGGCCAGCGTGGCGCCGGCATCGATGCGGTAGAGACCGCTGTCGGTGCCGTTGGCCGACAGTTCCAGCGTACCGGCCTGCACCTCCACCGTGCCGGTGTTGGTGAAGGTGTTCAGGTCGATGGCGTGGGCGCCGGTGGCGGTCTGCCGCAAGCTGCCGGCATTGCTGAACACATTGCTGGCGCCGGTGTACACCCGCATCGCGCTGGCCGCCGAGGTGGCCAGCACCACGCTGCCGCCAGCCGCATTGGTGAGCGAGCCGCCCGTGCCCTGCGAATAACCAAAGAAGAGATAGTCGTCGCCAGCCAGGGTCAGCGTGCCGGTATTGGTCCAGGGCTTGCTGACGCCCAGGAAGCCGCTGTTCGCGCGCTCGAGGTTGATGCTGGACGCGCCGCGTGTGGCAAAGCTGCCGCTGCCGTTGATCTCGGCGCTGCTGCCCGACACCGTGAACGGCCCCGACACCAGCACCTCGCCGGTGCCCGAGAGCCAGCCGCCCACCATCGACAGGCTGGGCAGCGTGAGCCGGCTGCTGTTGTCGAGCACCACGCGGCCGCCGTCGATGGTCAGCGCGCCCGGCAAGGCCTCGCCGGTGCCGGCCACGATCAGCCGGCCGCTGTCGGTGCGCACCGTGGTCATGCCGGTGTAGGTGTTGCTGCCGCTCAGCGTGAGCCAGCCGCTGCCCTGCTTGGTGAAGCCGCCGGCACCGCTGATGCGGCCCGAGAAGCTGGTGTTGCTGGACGCGTCGGACACCAGGCTGGCGTCGCCCAGCACCACGTTGCCGGCACCGGCCAGCGCGCCGATGCTGTCGTTGCCGCCCAGCGCCAGGCTGGCGCCCGCCGCCACGGTGAGCGTGCCCAGGTCGGGCAGCTGATCGGCGGCTGCCGTGGCCAACGTGCCCTGGGCCACCGTGGTGCCGCCGCCGTAGTTGTTGCTGCCGGCCAGGGTGAGCGTGCCGCTGCCGGCCTTGGTGAGCCCCTGGTTGCCCGAGATGGCCGACGCCACGGTGCTGTCGCCGCTCAGGGTCCAGGTGCTGGCGCCCATCAGCTGCACCGGGCCCTCGATGGCCAGTGTGCCGGCGCTCAGGGCGCCCGCCAGGCGGTGCGTGCCGCTGCCGCCGTTGTGGCTGATGGTCAGCGTGCCGCTGCCGGCATCCAGGCTGGCGCTGGCGGCCATCTGCACCACGCCAAAGCCGCTGTCGGCCCCGCCGGGGTCGTTGGCCGACAGGTGGATGCCGCTGGCCGCACGCACCGAGCTGTTGACCAGGATGTGGCGGCCGGCCTGCAGCGTCAGGGCGTTGCTGCCCTCCACCGGCGCGTTGACGGTGATGTCGTTGTCGGCCTGCAGCAGCACGTTGCCCAGCGCCAGCTGGGTGTTCAGCGCGCCGGCGGTGATGACGCTGTTGATGCGCGGGTACTGCCCGAACAGCACGCTGCCCGACCCCAGATCGTCGCCCTGGCCCGACAGGTTGGCCCCGGTGGCCGCGATGGTCAGGAACGACGGGTCGAGCAGCAGGCTGCCCGCCGCGCCGGCCACGGCACGCAGATCGGCCAGGCCGTTGAAGCCCAGCTCGCCCTTGCTGGACACCTCGGCAAACCCGCCGTCGCCGCCCAGCGCGCCGCCACGGGCGCGCAGCAGGCCCTCGAACCGAGTCAGCTGGTCTGACCACACCATCACCTGGCCGCCGCGGCCCTGGCCCAGCGCATCGGCCGCCAGCAGGGCCCCGGCGGCCACCTGCACCGTGGCCGCGTTGGCCAGGTCGGTGTCGCGCCCCTGCAGGCCGCCGCCCACGCGGATGCGCCCGCCGCCGGCGTCGCCCGAGGCCTCCACCGTGGCGCCTGCGGCCAGCGCGATGTGCCGGCCCTGCAAAGTCACGTCGCCGCCGCGCTGGCCGACATCGAGACCGCTGGCCTCGGTGCGGCTGGTGGCGCCCAGGCTCAGGGTGTCGCTGGCGCGCAGCACCAGCTGGCCTTCGGCGCCCTGCCCCAGGCTCAGCGCCGACACCAGGCCCTGCTGGTTGACGATGGCGCCGTACACATCCACCCGGCCCCCGGCCGCGGCCAGGCGGCCGAGGTTGAGCACCTCGCCCGCCGGCACCGCCACCCGCACCGCCAGATTGGGCAGGCCGGTGTCCACCAGGTCCACCGCGCTGGCCGCGCCCAGCGCCACCTGGCCGCCCGGGGCCAGGATGTCGCCGTGGTTCTCGACCCGGCCGCCCAGCAGCAGCACCTGGCCACCAAAGCTGGACTGCAGCGCGCCCTCGTTGCGCACCGTGGCGGCCAGGCCTTCATCGGCCGTGAAGCGGTAGCGTTGGGCCAGAAAATCGCTGTCGCCCAGGCGCAGCGTGCTGGACACCAGCCCGGCCACATCCACCCGGGCGCCCTGGCCGAACAGCACGCCGTTCGGGTTGAGCAGCCACACCTGGCCATTGCTGGACAGGCGGCCGAGGATGCGGCTGGGGTCGTCGCCGGTGACGCGGTTGAGCACCTTGCTGGCCGCGTTGGCCTGGTCGAAGCGCACCGAGGCCGCGGCGCCGATGTCGAAGCTCTTCCAGTTCAGGATGGCGCCCGGGCTGTTGCGCACCACCATCTGCTGGCCCGTGGTCTGCACCGCGGCCTGGCCGGCACGCACCTGCAGGCCGGTGGGCAGCGCGCCGCTGGCCAGGGCCGGCAGCGGGCCGGCGGCCTGCAGCAGCAGCGGGCTGGCCAGCAGGCCGGCGGCCAGGATGGCGCGAGCGAGCGGCGTGAGTGCCAGCGGCGTCAGAACCCGAGGACTGAATGCCGGGCGGCGGCGCGCCTGGCCTGGGCGGGCGCCGGCAGCACTGCCGTGGCCGGGGGTGCGGGCGGCGGGATGGACAAGGCCTTGCATGGCATCAACCTCAGAAGTTCAGCGTCAGCGACAGATGGGCGCGCAGATCGCCCTCGCGCGTGGTGGGCGCATCGCGCTGGGCCAGGGCCACATCGAAGCGCAGCGTGGCCTGCTGCCATTGCGCACGCAGGCCGGCGCCCACGGCCGCCAGGTGGCAGCTGGCGCGGGTGCCCAGGCAGGGTGAGCCGCCGTGCACGCGCACCGTGCCCAGGTCGACAAACCCCAGCGGCCGCAGATCGGCGCCGCGCCAGGCCTCGGGCAGCAGGTTGGCGCCCTGCAGCTCGAAGCTCATGCTCAGGCCGGCGTCACCGCTGAGCTCGCGTTCTTCGTAGCCGCGCACCGATTGCGCACCGCCCACGCCGAACATCTCGCCCGAGACCAGCGGCAGGTCGCTCCACTGGCCGCTGGCGCGCCAGGTGGCCTGCCACTCGTCACCCAGCGGCAGCGACAGCTGGCCCGCGCTGCGCATCAGCGCATAGCGGCGCCGGCTGCCGCTGCGGGCAGCCTCGAAATCCTGCGCCTCGCCATGGCGGCCGCCCAGCCCCAGGTTGGCGTGCAGGCCCAGGCTGAAGGACCAGCGCCACTGCGCGGTGGCCTGCGCGGCATAGCTGATCGACACCGGCTGCGCCGACACGCTGGCGCCGGCGCTGCCGCAGGCCTGGCTGCCCAGGCCGTCGATCTGGCAGCTGTTCTTGTTTTCGCGCAGTTCCAGGCCCAGCATCAGGCGCTGGTCGATGTTGCCCTGGCGCGGCAGGTAGACCGACAGGCGCGAGCCGACGATGGTGCCCTTGCCCGAGAACTGCAGATCACCGGCCGCGGTGCCCACCTTGCCGGCATCCACATTGCTCCAGGCGCCGTATAGGTCGACCGCCAGCGCCTGGCCATACAGCGGTGCGCGGTAGCTGCCGCTCAGCGAGGCCACGGCCGAGGTGTCTTGCGGCGCGGTGAGCAGCTCGGCCGCGAACACATGGTCGCGGTCCAGCACATTGGCGTGCTGCCAGCCCAGCGCCGCGCGCCACTGGCCCACCTGGCCGCCGCCGGTGTTGTCGAGCCGGGCATTGAAGCGCGACACCGGCAGCTCGGCCACGCTGAGCGCGGCATCCACCTCGCCAGGCTTGCTGCCCGGCTGCAGCAGCACCTGCACCTGCTTGGCCGGGTTCTCGTTGGCGATCTGGATCTCGGCGTCGATGCGCCGCACATGCGGCGTGGCGCCCTCCGCCAGCGAAGGCAGGCTGGCGCGGATGTTGGCGGCACTGAACTGCTGCTGGCCGCTGAGCACCACCTGGGCCAGACGCCCCTCGACCACGCGGATCAGCACCACGCCGCCGCGCAGGTCCTGCTCGGGCACAAAGGCCACCACGCCGCCATAGCCGGCCTCGCGGTACAGGGCCTGCACCGCCTGGGCCGCCGCACGCAGCCTCTCGAGCGTGGCCGGGCCCAAGAACGGGGCCAGCCGGGCATCAAGCTCGGCACGGTCGAGCAGCGTGGCACCGGCCAGCTCGTAGCGCTGCACATCCACGCTGGGCGCGGTGGCAGCCGCTGCGGCCGCGGCCGTGGGTGTGGGTGTGGCCGCTGGTGCGGCGGCCGATGAGGCAGCCGCTGCCTGGGCCAGCGCCGCCCCCGCCAGCCCCAAGCCGAGCCTCAGCCCCAACATCACCAGGCGGCCAGCGCCCATGCCGGGCACGGCGCGCCGCCCGGCCTCCGGCCCGCGGCTGCCCGCCTGGCGCCCCGTGTGTGTACCCAATCTGCTGTGCAAAACAAGCCTCCCAGCCATGCCCCTGCTCCGAGTGCCGCTTGTATCAATCCGGGGCGGATGCAGCGTCCACTGTTCGTGGGGTGGCGCGGCCCATCCATCCCCCCTGCAGGCGACGCCGGCGCGCCTTCCCTCGCCTTCGGGGCAAACCCTGAGGGTTTTCAGCTTGCCCTGCCAGCCCGGCTTGCCTAAGATCAACCGAACGGTCGGTAGAACTTGAAGCGGCGCCATCGCCCCTCAGGCACCGGCCGGGCAGCCCGCCTGTTTGAGGCCCCCAGCCACCCTTGATGTCTTGCCCATGAGCCACAGCCCCGAACCCAGCCTGGCCGAGCGCGTGCGCGACGCGATGTGGGCCAACGACCATGCCGTGCGCGGCCTGGGCATGCAGGTGCTGGCCGTGGGCGCGGGCACGGCCACGGTGAGCATGGCCGTGCGCCACGACATGGTGAACGGCCACCAGCTGTGCCACGGCGGCCTGATCGCCACGCTGGCCGACTCGGCCTTTGCCTACGCCTGCAATGCCTACAACGAGGTCACCGTGGCCTCGGGCTTCGCCATCGAGCTGCTGGCGCCGGGCCAGCTGGGCGATGTGCTCACCGCGCGCTGCGTGGAGGTGAGCAAGAGCGGGCGCACCGGCGTCTACGACGTCGAGGTGCACAACCAGCACGGCATCGCCGGCAAGGCGCTGAAGGAAGCGCGCTACCACCAGCAGCACGCTGCCGACTGGGTGCTGCGCCTGGCCGACGGCACCGATGCGTCGCGCCAGCGCGTCGATGCCGCGCTGGCCGCGCTGGCCCGCTACATCCCCGAGCTGTTTGCCGACGACGCAGCCGACCAGGCAGCGGCCGCCAACGGCTGGGGCCCCGCCCGCGCCGCGCTGCGCGAGGCCTGGGAGGCCGAGGTCACGGTCGTGTTCAGCGAATGCGGCCTGGCCCTGCCGGCCGCGGGCCAGTTCGTCAGCACAGGCAGCACCGGCGTGCACACCGAGCACATGGGTCGCATCCTGGCCGAGCTGCAATACCTGCAGCGCGCCTATCCCGGCGGCGTGTGGTGAACATGTGCGGCGCCGAGGTGCTCAGCAAGGTCGAGGCCGCCTGGCGCGTGCTCGACACCGTGCCCGACCCCGAGGTGCCCGCCATCTCGGTGCGTGATCTGGGCATCGTGCGCGATGTGCTGCTGGGCGATGCTGGCGATCTCACCATCGTTGTCACGCCCACCTACAGCGGCTGCCCGGCCACCGAGGTGATCAACCAGTCGATCACCGATGCGCTGACCGAGGCCGGCCTGGGCCCGGTGAGCGTGGCACTGCGCCGCGCCCCGGCCTGGACCACCGACTGGATCAGCGAAGCCGGCCGCGACAAGCTGCGCGCCTACGGCATCGCCCCGCCCGGCCCGGCGCTGGCCGAGGGCGAGCAACCGATCCGCTTCATGGCCCGGGTGAGCCAGGCACCCGCCATCGCCTGCCCGCGCTGCGGCAGCGCCCACACCGAGCGCCTGTCGGCCTTTGGCAGCACGGCCTGCAAGTCGCTGTACCGCTGCATCGCCTGCAAAGAACCCTTCGAGCACTTCAAACCGATATGAGCACCCCCCTCTTCCATGACCTGACGGTGCGCCGCATCGAGCCCGACACGGCCGAGGCGGTGATCGTGAGCTTTGCGGTGCCCGAGGCGCTGCGCGAGGTGTTCGGCTTCACGCAGGGCCAGTACCTGACGCTGCGCGCCACCATCGATGGGCAGGATCTGCGCCGTTCGTACTCGATCTGCGCCGGCGTTGACGATGGCGAGCTGCGCGTGGGCGTGCGCAAGGTCAAGGGCGGCGTGTTCAGCCACTGGATCCACGAGCGCCTGCAAGCCGGCGCCAGCGTGGCCGTGATGGCACCGCAGGGCCGCTTCTTCGTGCCCATCGAGCCGGCCAGCGCACGCCACCATGTGGGTTTTGCCGGTGGCAGCGGCATCACGCCGATCCTGTCGATCATGAAGACGGTGCTGGCGCGCGAGCCGAAGAGCCGCTTCACGCTGATCTACGGCAACCGCTCGCTGCAGTCGACGATGTTCAAGGAAGAGCTCGAAGACCTGAAAAACCGCTACCTCACCCGCCTGGCCCTGCACCATGTGTTCAGCGACGAGCCCACCGACGCGCCCTTGAACATGGGCCTGATGAACCGCGACAAGCTGGGCCATTTCCTGCGCAGCGTGGTGCCGGCGGCCGGCGTGGATCACGCCTACATCTGCGGCCCCTTCCAGATGAACGACGAGGCCCAGGCCGCGCTGCTGGACGCCGGCGTGCCCGAGGAGCGCGTGCACATCGAGCGCTTTGGCGTGGCGCCGGGCGCCAGCGGCGCTGCGGGCCAGGCCGTGGGCGCCGTGGTGCACGAGGCCCGCCCGGGCGATGCCGAGCAGTCGCGCATCGTGGTCATCCGCGACGGCCTGCGCCGCGAGTTCGACTTCCGGCGCGAGCAGCCCAGCATCCTGGACGCGGCCTCGGCCGCCGGCCTGGAGATGCCCTTCTCGTGCACCTCGGGCGTGTGCGGCACCTGCCGCGCCAAGGTGCTGGAGGGCGATGTGCGGCTGGAGCGCAACTTCGCGCTCGACAAGAGCGAGCTGGCGGCCGGCTTCGTGCTGTGCTGCCAGGCGCATCCCGTCACCCAGCACGTGGTGCTGTCCTTCGACGAGAGAAGCTGAACCGGATGGGACGCGGACGATCCGCCGGCTACGACGACCAGCGCGAGATGATCCTCGCGCGGGCCGGCGAGCTGTTTGCCAACCGCGGCTATGCCGCCACCTCGATGAACCAGGTGGCCGAGGCCTGCGGCCTGAGCAAGGCCACGCTGTACCACTACTACCGCGACAAGTACGCGCTGCTGGTGCAGCTGGCCGAAGGCCATGTGCAGCGCCTGCACGCCCTGGTGGCCGAGGTCGAAGGCGAAGCCCTGGCGCCCGAGCCGCGCCTGCGCCGGCTGATCCAGCGCTTTGTGGCCGAATACGCCGATGCCCAGCATGCCCACCGCGTGCTCACCGAAGACGTGAAGTTCCTCGAGCCCGAGGATGCCCGGCGCGTGCTGGGCCTCGAGCGCGAGGTGGTGGCCGGCATGGCCCGCGCCGTGGTGGCGGTGCGCCCCGATCTGGACGGCGAGCAGATGCCCAAGCCGCTGACCATGCTGCTGTTCGGCATGATCAACTGGATGTTCACCTGGATGCGGCCCGATGGCGGCCTCAGCCACGAGGCCATGGCGCCCATCGTGGCCGACCTGTTTCTGGGCGGATTGCCAGCCGTGAAACCGCCTATCTGAACCGGCCCCACGCCCTGCTACAAACGCCGGCGCAACCCATTCAACCCCCGCCCTGCGGCGCTTCAAGGAAACACCCCGCACCATGAGCCTGACCGCCAACGCCTGGATCATCGACGGCATCCGAACGCCCATCGGCCGCTACGGCGGCGCGCTGGCCGGCGTGCGCACCGACGACCTCGGCGCGATCCCGATCCGTGCCCTGATCGAGCGCAACCCCGGCATCAACTGGACCGCCGTCGACGACGTGATCTACGGCTGCGCCAACCAGGCCGGCGAAGACAACCGCAACGTCGCCCGCATGGCCGCGCTGCTGGCCGGCCTGCCCGCCGCGGTGGCCGGCGTCACGCTCAACCGCCTGTGCGGCTCGGGCCTGGATGCCGTGGCGATGGCCGCGCGCACCATCGCCGCCGGCGACGGCCAGCTGCTGATCGCCGGCGGCGTGGAGAGCATGACCCGCGCCCCCTTCGTGATGGGCAAGGCCGACAGCGCCTTCTCGCGCACAGCCAAGATCGAGGACACCACGATCGGCTGGCGCTTCGTCAACCCGGCGATGAAGGCCGCC
The genomic region above belongs to Aquabacterium sp. OR-4 and contains:
- the paaD gene encoding 1,2-phenylacetyl-CoA epoxidase subunit PaaD, whose translation is MCGAEVLSKVEAAWRVLDTVPDPEVPAISVRDLGIVRDVLLGDAGDLTIVVTPTYSGCPATEVINQSITDALTEAGLGPVSVALRRAPAWTTDWISEAGRDKLRAYGIAPPGPALAEGEQPIRFMARVSQAPAIACPRCGSAHTERLSAFGSTACKSLYRCIACKEPFEHFKPI
- a CDS encoding beta strand repeat-containing protein; translated protein: MQGLVHPAARTPGHGSAAGARPGQARRRPAFSPRVLTPLALTPLARAILAAGLLASPLLLQAAGPLPALASGALPTGLQVRAGQAAVQTTGQQMVVRNSPGAILNWKSFDIGAAASVRFDQANAASKVLNRVTGDDPSRILGRLSSNGQVWLLNPNGVLFGQGARVDVAGLVSSTLRLGDSDFLAQRYRFTADEGLAATVRNEGALQSSFGGQVLLLGGRVENHGDILAPGGQVALGAASAVDLVDTGLPNLAVRVAVPAGEVLNLGRLAAAGGRVDVYGAIVNQQGLVSALSLGQGAEGQLVLRASDTLSLGATSRTEASGLDVGQRGGDVTLQGRHIALAAGATVEASGDAGGGRIRVGGGLQGRDTDLANAATVQVAAGALLAADALGQGRGGQVMVWSDQLTRFEGLLRARGGALGGDGGFAEVSSKGELGFNGLADLRAVAGAAGSLLLDPSFLTIAATGANLSGQGDDLGSGSVLFGQYPRINSVITAGALNTQLALGNVLLQADNDITVNAPVEGSNALTLQAGRHILVNSSVRAASGIHLSANDPGGADSGFGVVQMAASASLDAGSGTLTISHNGGSGTHRLAGALSAGTLAIEGPVQLMGASTWTLSGDSTVASAISGNQGLTKAGSGTLTLAGSNNYGGGTTVAQGTLATAAADQLPDLGTLTVAAGASLALGGNDSIGALAGAGNVVLGDASLVSDASSNTSFSGRISGAGGFTKQGSGWLTLSGSNTYTGMTTVRTDSGRLIVAGTGEALPGALTIDGGRVVLDNSSRLTLPSLSMVGGWLSGTGEVLVSGPFTVSGSSAEINGSGSFATRGASSINLERANSGFLGVSKPWTNTGTLTLAGDDYLFFGYSQGTGGSLTNAAGGSVVLATSAASAMRVYTGASNVFSNAGSLRQTATGAHAIDLNTFTNTGTVEVQAGTLELSANGTDSGLYRIDAGATLAVTGGTRQFASGIGVSGSGTLQVAGGTLNLGNGSAITLANLQLSGGELTGSGDLIVSGAFSVDRSQVSLGGSGTLTTEGNSTVNLSAGGSFLGLGRTWVNRGILSISGDDFIYLGYPSGGSPSLLNAAGATLNLDTSAATPLALYTGTPSVINQGTLNHNTAARQLVNVLFSNSGTLNQNAGTLVLSANGSDSGRYNVASGATLEIGGGTRVLGSSANVAGAGSLLVSGGTTTIEGALDLANTGAAIGVSNGTLNFGGSASGNFAPVTVSGGTLNFNNSATVTVPSLTLSAGTLGGSGNLTVSGAFDVTGRHANLDGSGTLTTRGSSTVDMAEVNGGYLGIGRNWLNEGTLTFGGNDFAYIGYPSGSAVTLTNAAGATLNLNTSATNALAHYSGSTAIVNQGTLNHNAAGRHTVSAATAARCS
- a CDS encoding TetR/AcrR family transcriptional regulator gives rise to the protein MGRGRSAGYDDQREMILARAGELFANRGYAATSMNQVAEACGLSKATLYHYYRDKYALLVQLAEGHVQRLHALVAEVEGEALAPEPRLRRLIQRFVAEYADAQHAHRVLTEDVKFLEPEDARRVLGLEREVVAGMARAVVAVRPDLDGEQMPKPLTMLLFGMINWMFTWMRPDGGLSHEAMAPIVADLFLGGLPAVKPPI
- the paaI gene encoding hydroxyphenylacetyl-CoA thioesterase PaaI, giving the protein MSHSPEPSLAERVRDAMWANDHAVRGLGMQVLAVGAGTATVSMAVRHDMVNGHQLCHGGLIATLADSAFAYACNAYNEVTVASGFAIELLAPGQLGDVLTARCVEVSKSGRTGVYDVEVHNQHGIAGKALKEARYHQQHAADWVLRLADGTDASRQRVDAALAALARYIPELFADDAADQAAAANGWGPARAALREAWEAEVTVVFSECGLALPAAGQFVSTGSTGVHTEHMGRILAELQYLQRAYPGGVW
- the paaE gene encoding 1,2-phenylacetyl-CoA epoxidase subunit PaaE, translated to MSTPLFHDLTVRRIEPDTAEAVIVSFAVPEALREVFGFTQGQYLTLRATIDGQDLRRSYSICAGVDDGELRVGVRKVKGGVFSHWIHERLQAGASVAVMAPQGRFFVPIEPASARHHVGFAGGSGITPILSIMKTVLAREPKSRFTLIYGNRSLQSTMFKEELEDLKNRYLTRLALHHVFSDEPTDAPLNMGLMNRDKLGHFLRSVVPAAGVDHAYICGPFQMNDEAQAALLDAGVPEERVHIERFGVAPGASGAAGQAVGAVVHEARPGDAEQSRIVVIRDGLRREFDFRREQPSILDAASAAGLEMPFSCTSGVCGTCRAKVLEGDVRLERNFALDKSELAAGFVLCCQAHPVTQHVVLSFDERS
- a CDS encoding ShlB/FhaC/HecB family hemolysin secretion/activation protein — protein: MGAGRLVMLGLRLGLGLAGAALAQAAAASSAAAPAATPTPTAAAAAAATAPSVDVQRYELAGATLLDRAELDARLAPFLGPATLERLRAAAQAVQALYREAGYGGVVAFVPEQDLRGGVVLIRVVEGRLAQVVLSGQQQFSAANIRASLPSLAEGATPHVRRIDAEIQIANENPAKQVQVLLQPGSKPGEVDAALSVAELPVSRFNARLDNTGGGQVGQWRAALGWQHANVLDRDHVFAAELLTAPQDTSAVASLSGSYRAPLYGQALAVDLYGAWSNVDAGKVGTAAGDLQFSGKGTIVGSRLSVYLPRQGNIDQRLMLGLELRENKNSCQIDGLGSQACGSAGASVSAQPVSISYAAQATAQWRWSFSLGLHANLGLGGRHGEAQDFEAARSGSRRRYALMRSAGQLSLPLGDEWQATWRASGQWSDLPLVSGEMFGVGGAQSVRGYEERELSGDAGLSMSFELQGANLLPEAWRGADLRPLGFVDLGTVRVHGGSPCLGTRASCHLAAVGAGLRAQWQQATLRFDVALAQRDAPTTREGDLRAHLSLTLNF